Genomic DNA from Arthrobacter sp. B1I2:
GGCGTTGACGTGCGAAGACGCCTGGCCTGCAGGGCGGGGCCGGACCGGAATTACCGGTTAGCTTTAGCCTACCTGTTGTTCGTACTCGGATGCACTGAGCAGGGACTCAACGGCGTCAGGTTCGGCGAGTTTGACCTCGATGAGCCAGCCGTCGCCGTACGGGTCCGTGTTGATCAGGGCCGAATCGCTCTCCAGGGAGTCGTTCCGGGCCACCACTTCGCCGGAAACGGGTGCGTAGATGTCGCTCACGCTCTTGGTGGACTCAACCTCGCCCACCACTTCGTTTGCCGTAATCTTCGTGCCGACCTCGGGCATCTGGGCGTAAACGACATCCCCAAGCGCGTCCTGGGCAAAGTCGGTGATTCCCACGCGCACCACGCCGTCGGCATTCGGGGCGGTGACCCACTCATGTTCGGCGGTGTAGGACAGGTCTTCG
This window encodes:
- the gcvH gene encoding glycine cleavage system protein GcvH yields the protein MSNIPEDLSYTAEHEWVTAPNADGVVRVGITDFAQDALGDVVYAQMPEVGTKITANEVVGEVESTKSVSDIYAPVSGEVVARNDSLESDSALINTDPYGDGWLIEVKLAEPDAVESLLSASEYEQQVG